ggttgttctttttcttttttgcccACTAGAACTAATCCAACTAGGGTCGCCGGGGCAGTGTGCCTCGCCGCTGGATATCCTTGAATTTGGTGGGGTTCCAGGTCCAAAGAAATGAATGCGAAGTACGGAATAATTGACTGGATTGATGATTGCCAGAAGAGGATTCCAGGGAAGAGACTGCCCCGCCTGGTTTGGAATAAATACGGTAGTCTGCTGGCAGTGGGTTGTACAGTAACGCCTGCCACAAAGCAAGTCCAGAGAGGTTTCCGCTGCTCTGTCCGTCTGCTCCCGTCTGTCTTGTCCGCCCGTGAGAACTTTCTTCACTTCGCTTTTATCCCCGGCCCAACAAGTGGGGCACAACGCGAGTCATCATTGGCGTGCCCCTTGGGCCTCGACAACCGTGATCCCGCCCTTCTGATTCTCGCCTGACCTTCGTAGTGGCAGGCTttctccagcttcagttCTCAACACCGCATCAACTTGGCACGACCTCAGATTGTGGCGTTTGACCGTCCAGCACACCAGGCCCcaccttttcttcctgtTTCAGAAAGAACTTGGAGAAAATTGCCTTGTGTCGGCCTACGATTGTCTCGAGGATTGTCATCGCAATGGTGACAAAGATGGCAATCTCGAGGCAATGTCGATGGAAGCGGTCTGGCCGTATTagtcaaccaccacccagtATGCCAGGCACTCGATGGGAtgtgtctttgttgttgctgtcttCACATGCAGTGTCGGGTGTCTTGGAAGCCGTGACTGACATATTCTGGAGAGAACTGAGCATGGCATGTCATCGCTGCCGTCTGCcccttgcctgccccgtAGCCCTACCGCTCCAGTGGACTGCGCCAACCCCGGAAGGTACCTGAAGCTATGATGCATTATCGATTGGTGACCATGTGAAGTCCTCAACTCCATCCATAAACAACAACCCGAGAGAATAAACAATTGGGCGCAACACGTACCTTCATCGCATACCTCAACCATGGACTCCGACATCCCCATCCAGATCGCCGAGACCGTTCAGACAGCGCACATCAAGCGCGATCCCTCCCCTTCGCACGACATTAACCCCTCTACCGCGGCCTCCAAGCGCGAGCCCGCGTCCGTCCAGACACAACACCATGACTACCTAATAGACGACGGCGGGAttgatgaggacgatgatgaagatgagtACGCACAGTCGAAAACAGAAACGGACGAGGAAAGCGACTACAACGTGGTCAAGTCCCGGCCGCGGCGCAACATCCATCAGCTACCCCCGATCCCGGACCTGCGGTACGAGCAGAGCTACCTGCACAGTATACGCAATGCAGAcaggtggtggaaggtggtgttgattACGGCGAGGGATCAGgcatgttttttttttttttctgctggCTACCTTGAAAATCTCCATGACTACATGTCAACTAACACAAACCCCCTTCCTAAACAAACAGGTCATGATGCCCCTAGTCCAAGGTCTCCTCTACAACATGCTGGTCTGCGGATGGCAGTCCTGGAATCGAAACGCCCAGATCCACGGCTCCTCAATCGGAGCCCGGGTACGGCGCTGGTGGTACGGGGTCAACAACTGGGAGATTCCCCCTGCTCCCGGTCtatcctctccttctgttAAGCGATAAGCTACTTTATACCACCAAAAACTTTATTCTGGATCCATTCTTATACTTCTATTCCCCTTCGTTTTGTCGAAACAGGTCGCAAAATGTTCGCATCTTCCAGTTTCGCCGCTCCAGCAGCTGGAATCTTAAACGCAACttcggtggaggaggagttggctacggaggaaaggaggggaggaaggtggtggaggcaTTCAACCAGAACTTTCAGAGAGAGTTGGGCGGTGGTTTCGCTTGAGCGGCAAGGCGGATAGGCGTGGGCAAGGGGCCTTGAGGATGGAATATTTGCCTTACTTCATTGCATGGTGTTCTAGATGGCATCGAGACAAGCATCTTGACTTGAGCTTTCATGACAAAATGGGAAACATCATGGAAAGATGTGAAGATTGGCCATATCCGACTGGCTACATGCCCGGTGGGTAAGAGACTGTCACATGCTGTGCACGCAAGCTTTTCAATTTGTCTCGTGACTCTAGTAAACTCAAGGATGAAGATGCTATCATGACACAAATGTTTGCCGATATCATCGCCTCCATTCCGTGGTAGACGTTTCATTCCAATCCTCCAAATTCTCTTCCAAGCTCCCAATTGAGCTTCCGTTTAGAATAACATGTCAACCCCTTTTCGCCTCCATCGGGCAACGGAAGACCTAGAACAATCGCCCATCATGTAGTCTcccaaccttcttttttttctctatGTCGCATATGATACCGCGATCTTGGTCCACATCAGATAACTTCGTGCATGATAATACTCCCTAGCCATGTTTTGTACACCCTGAACTCCCTACTTCCTCCGTGACTGACATAATCCCAGCAAAACCTAACAatagaaagaaaaggaaaacaggCAGAGCCATGACTAACCATACTGACAGAAAACGCTCTGACACTCGTCAACAGTCCATCTAACGGCCAACGAGTTTCTGGGGTTGAGGCTTTTCGGGACTCCTAATCGGCAAAGCCTGCTGTCCTCCGGGCGGTCCCAATCCCGGGGGCGGCGACAGGGGGCGTTtgataccaccaccacccttttCAACAAGGGGCTTAGCCGCGGCTTTCGTGAGTGGAATAGCAACGATCTCATCCTTGATTGCTGgcccatcatccacatccgcCATGGGCATGTCATTCTCCTTGCCATCGCCGACCGACTGACCTCGAGACTGTGCGGGAGTCGACTCCTCGCTCACGACGATATTCCTATGTGCCGTCCGAGGGTGCTTGTGAGTAATCGTTGGCGAGAGGGGTGGACCATCAATTTTGGTGACTTTGGCGTTCTCGTCGAAGCCCACGCGGATGGGGAACTTGAACACGAGGCTGTTGTCGtgatcatcgtcatctttggcattgccgtcgtcatcgaGATCGTCTTCGTCCGCCATGTCTGCATCCTCCTCATactcctcttcgtcttcttcgtcctcctcctcaccgtcGGCAGCCGGGACGtgctcgtcttcctcgtcatcgccaaaGTCCGGTTCCTCGCTagcctcgtcctcttcatcggaATCGTAGTCGTCGGCCTTGctgcgcttcttctttcgggtggtggcggcggcagagcTCCATCCGTTCATGCTGTGGTGTACGGCGGCTGATCGTCTCGGGCGGCCTGTGGGTCCAACTGTGAGCTCTACTTGGTCTCCTTTCTTCGCGTCAGCGACGCCTCCCGTcatctcgacatcctcgtcgccctGGGCACTCGCCGGATTGCTGGCCGTCGTCTCGAACCGGGTGGGTGCTCTTACTTGCCGCccgctggcggtggtgatggggccggCGGGCTCGGCGGGGGTGTGGTTCCTGGTGTTCCTGGTGGACCGCCGGGTCGCGGTCGAGTCCGTGTAGaagtcgtcctcgtcgtccgaGAAGGTGTACTTCATGCGCTTGCCGCGGGTGCGGCCCTCGTACAGCGAAAGACCGGGCTCCGGCCGCTTGAACTGCTCCTTGCGCATGATCCGGTACTCTCTCCGTCTGCGCTTCTCCTCGGTGGCTTCGAATCGGGGGATGCTGTTGGCAATCCTCTTGGCCAGGGCTCGGGCCTTGGGTCCTCCATCGTTCttttccagcttctcggcaaGCACCTTCAGCTCTTCAATGTTGCCGGCAACACTCCACCATGTTCGTGTGTGTCCTGCTGGATTGCTCTCCCTGTATACTCGGAAATGCGTGTCATCGTTGCCCTCGATCAGGTAGTATCTCCGCTTATCGCCGTCGGTTCCCCAAGGTTGAACGCTGAGGCCGACATTCAGATCGTCTTCGTGGCGGGTCCTGTAGTTCTTGTTGATCATAGTCTTGACGACCTCGGAGGACGCGAGGGACCAATGGATCAGTGTGCGCAGGAGAGCAAGCTGGAGGTCAATGACGAATTAGCCTTTGTGTTCCTTGTAACGTTTTGGAGTCTTTAAGTGCGGCGAGGAATGGCATACTCGTTGTACTGGGGTCATGGAGGCAAAGGTGGCACCTCCAGCAAGAGGGTTCTGACCCTCCCACTCCTTTGCCCATTGACTCTTGTGCGTCTGGATAGCTTCTTCGAGGGCGCGTCCATAATGACCGGCTCTGTTGTTTTGGATTCGTGTATTAGCCAGTTTGCACGAATTGTGTTGGGGCTGCTGTAGGCGGGGCAACACGCACTTGACATCCTGCTTGCGGTTAAGCATAAGGCCAAGCACCGCGCAGAGAAAGTTTTCGACGCGCTCGCCTGGGATAGTCTCGACCACGTCACGCTCCAGCTCTTGGGGTCCGAAATTGGCCAAACTTTTCGGAAACGCTTCGGTAAATCGGGCACGGAACATGACAATGAACTAGATAAACCCATGTTAGCAACCGATGGCGTCACATGCAATGGCACGCGCGACGGTTGGTGCTATTCCGCCCTTTCAACGCGACAAAACGCGCAATCACGTACAGCAATGTCAGGGTTGTCGGCTAGAACATATTCATGAGGGGGGGAAGGCTCCCTCTTGCGTCGCGGCGGCGTTGTCTCCCGGGGTGGGTTCAAGGCCGGGTTTTTGTCGACTTTGTGGAAGAATTTCAGGATGCCTTGATGGCGTTCCACTTCAATGTCGGCTTCATCATCGGTTGGCGGCGCCGATAGCGATGAGATGGACGAAAGATCGGAagagtcgtcgtcggccatgatgtgcggtggtggttgatggcaCTGCGTTTGCTCGTTGCGAGTTGCGGTGCTGAGGTTGAAGGACGAGCAAGGGTGCGTGCAAGGGAGAAAGTGGGTGCGGCAGTGAGGAGCAACGTTATAAGAGATCGGCCGCAATAAATTACGTACCGGGCCGCCAGCAAGAGTCCCAGGGCTCCCAGCCTAAGCTCACAGGAAGAGAACTGCACAAGGCGCCTGCTTGATAGGCACATTTACCAACGAATCCAAGGCGAAAAGCCGTCTTTCTTCTATCTAGCGCCGGAGCCGGGTTTGCCAGGTCCAACAAGCCGCTTGTTACCTCTATCATGACAAAAGTTCCATCCAACCGCACAGCCCATCACCTCTCCATGAAGTTCTGCCCGAGTCCCATCCCATTCGTAGCCCAGAGCCCAGAGCCCAAGCATTCCGTCGATGCCAGAACATGATTTCCAGGTAGCGCTCCTGGGTACCGGAGAAAGCCCGCATGACTCGCTTAAGGCAAGCTCTCGTCAAAGGTTCCAAGTACCCAAAAGGGGCCGAGGTGCATGGTTGGCGATGCGATATGCTAACGGCCACTATTCATAACAGTTGTAGAGGCGGCAGTTAGGGAAGATGGGTGTTTCGCCGGGGTTTTGGTGTTATCAAGCAAAGTGATGGGTTTTTCCAAGCCCCATGTGTTCCCCAAAAATATTGTTAGGGGACGAGCCCCAAGGGTCGACGTGTGATCCCAACGGGGACTGAGATCCCCTTGCCCTCAATGTTCCCCGTCCGGTGTGTGGTATGTCTTAGGTAGCAAGACGCGAATGGAGGGTGTGTATAGAGATGCAGGGAGCGAATGAAGGGAGTAAGCCAAGGCGCCGCTTTTCCCTGGCCTAGACACGGCATATAGACGCGATCTAGCAGGGACCCTCTGTTGCGGTAGCCGtgcctccatccccatcgccaAAACAAGTGGTGCAACGACAACTCCAGCCTTGAAGCTATTCGCATTCCGGCCATCGTTGTCCACACCCAAAAACGAGATGACGTATCGCGGGTGCGGAGGCCACATTTCATGCGCCTATAAGGAGTTTCGAGACCTACCAGCAAAATTCAATGTCCCGACAGTGACAATGTCTTCAATAGGATCATGAATGAGCGCGAACACCCGCCGACCTCGACTCGCACTTGCGAAGTCCTTTGGCGGTGATCAAGGGGATGACTCGGGTTGGCGAAAGCTCGACGCTGCTCCTGCCTCCTGGGTCGAGAGGGCCTGCATCCACTGCATCGGTCGCTTGAACGATTTGAGTTCGCAAAACCCAAGGTCTTGCAGCGAAATGGTCCACATTAGCAGAACCACGGGCCTGGAGAACTCCAAATCGCAGCACACAAGCCGCGATCACGATGAGTAGTTCATTCGACGTCTGATAGTACAACGCAACTCATGGGATCAGTTGATCGCACCTGGCCAAATGTTAGACACCATCGGGGTGAAATTGAAAGGGCAAAAATAATGTATCTATCGTACTTAACTAGAGGCCTGCAGTTCTTCGTTTGGTTCGCTCCTGTGTTGAAGGTTATCGTGGCTGGCATCACTGCAGCGTCCAAGTGTCAATCCGGCGGGAGGTGTGAAGTTGGGCGGATGACGATAGGAAGTGGGTGGCGTTCCTGCTTTTGGCGTGACCTGATGGAACGTCCGCGTACCGTGTGACATTGTTACAGCGGAAGACTCTACACTGTCCGTCGCATCAAGTTGCGAAATGCAATGCGATTGAGAACAGCATCTCGACACAGCGAAAGACAGAATCGTCACATTGCAAAGCAAGATATGAGGCTTAGGCAACATTCCAGTTTATTACAAGGAAAGTATGCGACACTATTCACATAAACCTGAAGTTATTTTGATGGAAGTGACAACGATGTGAAGTGAATGGCACAAGGCTCGCCGTGAAGGGGAGCGTCCAGTCACGGGCGTTTGCAGCGTCTGATTGCGTCTCCACGTGATGCAATTAAGCACTTAAACGGAGCGTAAGCCACACGTCCCTGGCTGTCAGCCACACCCACTCCCCGCGTTAGGGCAGCTCGGCTAGCCGCACAGGCCTAGGGTGTGGCTTCATTTTCGCGCAAGTCCACACAAGAATTTGGAAAAATATCGTCTTGCTCTGACTTCGGGAGCTTTTTACGAAGCGCAACTCAACCTTCAACTTACCGAAACCCGGCCTTTACTTTCAATCATTTGAGGTAGGAGGGACAAAATGGGTCGCGTCGTAAGTAAATCCCGATATCTTCATTATCCAGCTGTTCTCTCGAAACGATCGCGACGAAATTTCCAATCTCGAaaaccgacgacgacaatggGGGGAAAACCGACGATTGCAGAAATTCGGCGCCCAGGGCGGCAAGGGGGCGATTGGGAGATTTGGAAGTGATCGAATCGAGAGGATATTTGGCAATCAACAGCACATGGCCACACACGGCGGAGGAAGGACTCGGAGAACGAAACGGCAGTGATGGCGATGCTGACCATGCATCTTCTACCCTCAGATTCGCAACCAACGTAAGGGCCGCGGTTCCATCTTCACCGCCAACACCCGGTTGAACAAGGCCCCGGCTAAGTTCAGATCTCTCGACTATGCCGAGCGCCACGGCTACATCCGTGGTGTTGTGAAGGAGATCATTCACGACCCCGGTCGTGGTGCTCCTCTCGCCCGCGTTGTCTTCAACTCCCCCTACAAGTTCAAGAAGCAGAGCGAGACCTTCATCGCCAACGAGGGCATGTACACCGGCCAGTTCATCTACGCCGGCAAGAACGCCGCTCTCACCGTCGGCAACGTCCTCCCCCTCGCCTCCGTCCCTGAGGGTACCGTTGTCTCCAAcgtcgaggagaaggttggtGACCGTGGTGCTATCGGCCGTACCTCCGGTAACTACGTCACCGTTGTCGGCCACAACCCCGAGGAGGGCAAGACCCGCATCAAGCTCCCCTCCGGTGCCAAGAAGGTTGTCTCCAGCAGCGCTCGTGGCATGATCGGTATCGTTGCCGGTGGTGGCCGTACCGACAAGCCCCTTCTTAGTACGTTTCTCCCGGTATCCGTGGTTCTCTAGAAAGAGCGGAAGTGCTGACCAATTCTACAGAGGCTTCTCGCGCCAAGCATAAGTTCGCTGTCAAGCGCAACAGCTGGCCCAAGACTCGTGGTGTTGCCATGAACCCCGTCGACCATCCTCACGGTGGTGTAAGTTTTGCAGGTATCCAGGACTTTGATGATCGCGAGCTGACATGGTGCTACAGGGTAACCACCAACATATTGGTAAGGCTTCTACCATCTCCAGGTACGCTGCCCAGGGTCAAAAGGCGGGTCTCATTGCCGCCAGGAGAACTGGTCTCCTCCGCGGTACCCAGAAGACCAAGGAGTAAAGCGATTTCTTGTTTGTCATCTGGGCTGGGGTTTCTGGGATTGCATTGGTCTTTGCTGCTTTGTAGTTACGGGACTGCGAAGGCGGCTGGGagacttcctctttctgcAAGCATCTTGGAACGTACCGGAATAAAAATGATTCCCACCACACAAAGCAGCAAGACGGGTGCCAGATGCGAGCCGTGTTCTCTCATATGGTGGGCGAGCATGACCCGAAGAGTTCAGGTCACGTCATCGCATGAAGGAAACTCGGAAGGGCATGATAACTATCATCCTAGGCAAATTGATGAGCGGACATGATCGTTTTTCTTCGGTCAAAAGGAAGCAACTACAGCTACTAGTCTACACATCGTGACAAGACTATGTATGATGGGTAATgcgaaaggaagagaagacaaCTCTATGTGGCATCTGATACTCTTGATGTTAGCAGGGAGAAAACATGATACCCAATTGCTCTACGCTGTTGTGCACGTACTGGCGCACCTGACGTCAAATGATGGAGACAAGGGACCGTTTGCTTGGATGCTCCCTTGACATACTAGCAGCTACTAAATGTACTTCCATGTGCAATGCACAACAGCAATAAGTACTTGCCCTGTTCCAGCGTGGTGTCTATTGTCGTGCgatctccagctcctcctcgcggTCTCACCAACTGAGGTCCAACTGAAATGCTCAACACGCTATTGATAACTCGGCCGAAACGTATCATCACTGGAAATATTGAGTCTCTCATCAGTGTCTCATTTCCACTTGCTATTGGAGCTCGCCGCTGTGGTCGATCCAGTCCTGATGGGGCAGCTCGGAGTTTCTACTCCACCGCCCCAGTGAGCCCAATCCTTACGGCTACGGCGAATTCCACCTTGAACCCCTTGCGCGGTTGCTACCCCGCCGTGGGCTGCTTCTCGCTGTCAGCTTCGAATATTATTCTAGCCAACAACTCTTTccacacaacaacaccaagtcGCTTCAGCATTCGTAGCAACTCACTAGACAAGATGGCCGCCAACAAGGACTACAGACTTCTCTGCCTCGAGAACCCCCTTCTCGGTGAGCCCTACTCTCCCGTCCCACGCCaattcttctttccttgcgCTTGAATTGGCGCCTGCCAATTTTCTTGGGCACCAGTTCAAGCGGCTTTCCATATGCCCGGTTTCGCCCCGCAGCACTATGGCGCAACTTCCTGCTTAACTATGGTCAAAACCTGCGTGAGCATGCAGCTAACAGCCAGCTTCCAGACATCCAGGCCTTTGGCGATGAGGCTCTCCTCGAGAAGTACGgcctcaaggccaacgacgccatcctcgccgaggAAAAGCACCAGGGCCTCTTCGAGGACCTCCTTCAGAACTACGATGCTAAGCTGATCGCCGGTGGTGCTGCCCAGAACACCGCCCGCGGTGCTCAgtacctcctccctcccaacAGCGTCGTCTACCTCGGCGGTGTCGGTGACGACAAGTACGCCGCCATCCTCCACGATGCTGTCAAGCAGGCTGGCCTCCGCGTCGAGTACCGTGTCGACCCCAAGATCAACACCGGCCGTTGCGGTGTTGTCATTACTGGCCACAACCGCTCCATGTGCACCGAGCTCGGTGCCGCCAACCACTACGACCTTGAGCACTTGAAGAAGCCCGAGGTCTGGTCCCTCGTCGAGAACGCTGAGGTTTACTATGTCGGTGGTTACCACTTCACCGTCTGCCCTCCTGCCATCATGGAGCTCGCCAAGCAGGCTGCCAGCGGCAACAAgcccttcatcctctctctctccgccCCCTTCATTTGCCAGTTCTTCAAGGAGCCCCTTGATGCCTCTGCTCCCTACTGGGACTACGTGATCGGCAACGAGGGTGAGGCCGCCGCCTACGCCGAGTCCCACGGCCTCAACATCACTGATGTTAAGGAGATCGCCAAGGCTCTTGCCAACCTCCCCAAGGAGAACACCCAGCGCAAGCGTgttgccatcatcacccaggGCACCGAGCCTACCATCGTTGCCGTCcagggcgaggatgaggtcaAGGAGTTCCCCGTCCACTCCATCGATCCcgccaagatcaacgacACCAACGGTGCCGGTGATGCCTTTGCCGGTGGCTTCGCcgccggtgttgttgagggcaaGTCCCTCGAGGAGTCCATCCACATGGGCCAGTGGCTTGCTAAGCTCTCTATCCAGGAGCTTGGTCCTTCGTAAGTTTCCACAAGTCTCTTATTCTGCACTGCTTATCATTCCACAGCCAATGACTAACTCCTTGTCTCAACAGTTACCCCTTCCCCAAGCAGTCTTACCCCGGCCACAACTAAATCTGGGAGACCAGCTTTGGTTTAGTTAGCAAGGagtgaggggaagaagaagaaaacgaagaAGAGTAGATAGGTAGATCATTATCCTGCTGTTCAGTCGGCAATGGGAGAAGGGGCAGGGCGTATTGGTTATAAGGTATCCAGGAGGTCATTTAACATTAGGCTTGGGGTACTTTACTACATACACATCACATGGTTTGAAAAGATCTTGGCATAGGGTCAAAGAAGTCGGCATCTAAGGTCAACAAAATTGGGTTTCAACAACGGCACAATATACCACGGGGGTTTTTACGGCAATCAACGTATACTATCTATCTATACCTTTGCTAGAGTCATTGATTGCAAGAGTGACATGGCTTGAACGAAGCTGGTATaaagaagctcgagaagctggattGACTATGAATGCATGGGTTGGGGTCTGACAGCGGGACTCTCAAACCAGgttcaaagaatggcttccCTCATCAACGGCCATATTCCTGAACCCTCTGCGCTTACCGTGTATGGCTCGATGTTGATACCTGTCACCTAGTTTCCAGGTAGGTTCAGCGTCGGCGGAACACTTGAACACAGACAGTCTTCGTATCCTCATGACGCTCGGCCGAGAGAATTCTTAAATTACCTACAAGTGCTGATCTCTCGCCCAATATGAAAATTTTCACGGCTGGGTTTGGATCAGCTCCAGCT
The window above is part of the Sordaria macrospora chromosome 4, complete sequence genome. Proteins encoded here:
- a CDS encoding 60S ribosomal protein uL2; its protein translation is MGRVIRNQRKGRGSIFTANTRLNKAPAKFRSLDYAERHGYIRGVVKEIIHDPGRGAPLARVVFNSPYKFKKQSETFIANEGMYTGQFIYAGKNAALTVGNVLPLASVPEGTVVSNVEEKVGDRGAIGRTSGNYVTVVGHNPEEGKTRIKLPSGAKKVVSSSARGMIGIVAGGGRTDKPLLKASRAKHKFAVKRNSWPKTRGVAMNPVDHPHGGGNHQHIGKASTISRYAAQGQKAGLIAARRTGLLRGTQKTKE